The following proteins come from a genomic window of Rhodothermales bacterium:
- a CDS encoding aldehyde dehydrogenase family protein: protein AGNGAVLKHASNVPGCALAIESVFVAAGFPNDIFRTLLIGGDEVDRVIRHPVIRAVSLTGSTQAGKAVATSAAAVLKRTVLELGGSDPYVVLEDANLREAVRLCVQSRLINNGQSCIAAKRFIVPKAILAEFEDRFVNEMRSRRVGDPLKETTDVGPLARADLRAELHLQVQRSVERGASCLLGGFIPDGEGVFYPPTVLTNVSPGMPAYDDELFGPVAAIIPVNNDDEAIEVANDSVYGLGAAVFTRNVRRGRKIAEEQLEAGACFVNTFVRSDPRLPFGGIKESGFGRELGRNGIREFVNIKSVYIN, encoded by the coding sequence TGGCGGGTAACGGCGCGGTTCTGAAACATGCGTCCAACGTACCGGGCTGTGCACTCGCCATCGAGAGTGTGTTCGTGGCGGCTGGCTTCCCGAATGACATCTTCCGAACATTGCTTATTGGCGGCGACGAGGTCGATCGCGTTATTCGGCATCCAGTGATCCGCGCTGTCTCGCTAACGGGCAGCACGCAGGCAGGGAAAGCCGTTGCGACGTCGGCCGCCGCCGTTCTGAAGAGAACCGTTCTCGAACTCGGCGGAAGTGACCCCTATGTCGTTCTCGAGGACGCGAACCTTCGAGAGGCCGTCCGTCTCTGCGTCCAGAGTCGATTGATCAATAATGGCCAGTCGTGCATTGCGGCCAAACGCTTCATTGTCCCGAAAGCGATCCTGGCTGAATTCGAAGACAGGTTCGTAAATGAAATGCGCTCCAGGAGAGTCGGCGATCCGCTGAAGGAAACCACTGATGTCGGCCCGCTCGCCCGAGCGGACCTAAGGGCAGAGCTCCACCTTCAGGTTCAACGAAGCGTCGAGCGGGGGGCCAGTTGCCTGTTGGGGGGATTCATTCCCGACGGAGAAGGTGTGTTCTACCCTCCTACCGTGCTGACCAATGTCTCGCCCGGAATGCCGGCGTATGACGACGAATTGTTTGGGCCTGTCGCCGCGATTATCCCGGTGAATAACGACGACGAGGCCATCGAGGTAGCCAACGACTCTGTGTATGGACTCGGAGCCGCCGTATTCACCCGCAACGTCAGGCGAGGGCGAAAGATTGCTGAGGAACAGCTGGAGGCGGGAGCATGCTTCGTCAACACTTTCGTCCGTTCGGACCCGCGACTTCCTTTTGGTGGAATCAAGGAAAGCGGATTTGGTCGCGAACTGGGGCGAAACGGTATTCGCGAGTTCGTTAACATCAAGAGCGTCTACATCAACTGA
- a CDS encoding HAD-IG family 5'-nucleotidase translates to MSSHSSARTKRRSAQLRSSNTSAADTEFDTRYVHGLFCNRTLNLRSIQAIGYDMDYTLIHYRMSEWENRAYDHLKARLLAANWPVEKLEFDPNLVTRGLIIDTSRGNVLKANRFGYVKHAFHGTKPIEFESKKRVYRDTLVDLSDRRWVFMNTLFSISEACMYMQLVDLLDDGHVNQVRGYDELYQFVRRSLDEAHVEGQLKRDIMSDPERFVELDKDLAPALLDQKFAGKKLLLITNSEWSYTAPMMSFVLDSYLPDGMTWTDLFDIKIVGARKPDFFALRMPTFEVVDEAGLLKAHVGLLESGRTYVGANASLVEDSLDLSGDEILYVGDHIFADVNVSKSINRWRTALIIRELEDEIRALEGFQKSEVILTDLMQRKEQIESEYSETRVRLLRARHGYGESDDTEPAIHEKQMSELRGRLVRLDEKIAPLAQASARLLNPNWGPLMRTGKDKSHLARQIERYADVYTTRVSNFLHHTPYIYLRAHRGSLPHDTIDEFGAYI, encoded by the coding sequence ATGTCCTCCCACTCCTCTGCCAGAACGAAACGTCGGAGCGCACAACTTCGATCAAGCAATACCAGTGCGGCGGACACCGAGTTCGACACGCGCTATGTACACGGCCTTTTCTGCAATCGCACGCTGAACCTGCGATCGATCCAGGCGATTGGCTACGACATGGATTACACGCTGATCCACTATCGGATGAGTGAGTGGGAGAACCGTGCGTACGATCACCTCAAGGCTAGATTGCTTGCGGCAAATTGGCCCGTCGAAAAGCTCGAATTCGATCCCAATCTGGTGACGCGAGGATTGATCATCGATACCTCCAGGGGCAATGTCCTGAAGGCTAACCGCTTCGGATATGTGAAGCACGCCTTTCACGGCACAAAGCCGATCGAGTTCGAATCAAAGAAGCGGGTGTATCGCGACACGCTTGTCGACCTGAGCGACCGTCGGTGGGTCTTCATGAACACGTTGTTCTCGATTTCAGAAGCCTGCATGTATATGCAGCTGGTCGATCTTCTCGACGACGGGCACGTGAATCAGGTTCGTGGCTATGATGAACTCTATCAATTCGTGCGGCGCTCCCTCGACGAAGCTCACGTGGAAGGTCAGTTGAAGAGGGATATCATGTCCGATCCCGAGCGCTTCGTCGAACTCGACAAGGATCTTGCGCCCGCTTTGCTCGACCAGAAGTTTGCAGGAAAGAAGCTTCTGCTCATCACCAATTCGGAATGGAGTTACACCGCCCCGATGATGTCATTCGTGCTGGATTCGTATCTGCCAGACGGTATGACGTGGACCGACCTGTTTGACATCAAGATTGTTGGAGCACGCAAACCCGATTTCTTCGCGCTCCGGATGCCAACATTTGAAGTGGTTGACGAAGCTGGTCTCCTGAAGGCTCACGTGGGCTTGCTCGAGTCCGGCCGCACCTATGTTGGAGCCAATGCCAGTCTGGTTGAGGACAGCCTCGATCTCTCCGGAGACGAGATTCTGTACGTCGGCGACCACATCTTCGCCGACGTCAACGTGTCGAAGAGCATCAACCGATGGCGTACTGCGCTCATCATCCGTGAGTTGGAGGATGAGATTCGCGCCCTCGAAGGATTCCAGAAATCGGAAGTGATATTGACGGATTTGATGCAGCGGAAAGAGCAGATTGAGTCGGAGTATTCCGAGACGCGGGTACGCCTGCTTCGTGCCAGGCACGGCTATGGTGAGTCCGACGATACGGAGCCCGCAATTCATGAAAAGCAGATGTCCGAGTTGCGGGGCAGGCTTGTCAGGCTCGACGAGAAGATTGCACCGCTGGCGCAGGCGTCAGCTCGTCTACTCAATCCGAACTGGGGACCGCTGATGCGAACCGGGAAGGACAAAAGCCATCTCGCCCGGCAGATCGAGAGGTACGCGGATGTCTATACGACTCGGGTATCTAACTTTCTGCATCACACGCCTTACATATACTTGCGTGCGCACCGGGGGAGCCTGCCCCATGACACAATCGACGAATTCGGAGCCTACATCTAG